From Nonomuraea helvata, a single genomic window includes:
- a CDS encoding polymorphic toxin-type HINT domain-containing protein, whose product MRSGRNGRRVPRLVATLTALVVCAGLLAAAPVEAPPVAADTDRLLPKPADPDKTVAGHEIKVKPRKVDASVAHPAPPATVTWPKAGVAEVSLPAAAPGLRASAPAATKAGALPVWVGAAPSAPSAASSAVASAASSAAPDKVRVRMLDREAGRRAGVDGVMFSVEPAGPASVPEKLAVRLDYSGFARAYGASYGSRLRLVRFPACALSTPDAAGCRTATPVASANDTEHQSVSAEVTTASADGAATVLAAAPEPAGDKGDYKATPLSASATWGVGAQSGDFTWSYALRVPPVPGGLTPGVTLSYSSSSIDGRTSNTNTQPSWVGDGFDLWPGFIERRYKPCKDDGVPKNSTWDTYPGDLCWGYDNATMTLNGKGGELIPAGGNTWRMKNDDGTRIEKLTSDSVNNGDDDGEYWKVTTTDGTQYFFGLNTLALENPQTQSAWTVPVFGDDDGEPCHKAEFKDSWCRQAWRWNLDKIVDRDGNAITYFYKQETNHYGRNLKPEDETSYVRGGYLDHIDYGLRADNLFPGKAPARVDFEVSERCLRSEDADCAEDKIKDHPEYWEDVPWDLHCDADQECKEEHGTLSPTFWSRKRLTLIKTEILKENGVDYRPVDYWELKHAWGMADVDRQLLLTSIVHTGLAGQDPVVLPPVSFVYTQLPNRVDKFGDDVGPFVKNRLGTVYNEFGGVLDVNYSAADCTTADLPTPQTNQRRCFPTYWMKTSGESDHPTLDWFHKYVVTQTVQTDLTGGSPDMVTKYDYGIGHPAWHFDDDDGITPEKYKTWSQWRGYDKVRVISAATSGAPGQVDHWYFQGMDGDRLNTSGGKKDVEVSDDEGGGPYPDHESLQGFEVRTVTYDKAGGKVVSKSVASPWHHQTASRTRSWGTVTANLVGAKTTRQMTALDGGNWRETKTTTNTFDTTTGAPTQVDDFGDVAVDTDNRCTTVTMAAQNTADWLVALPAQVRTVAASCGKTVDFTKQLISDVRTYYDGGALGAAPTRGLVTATDKVAATGTTSTAVRYVPGSRTTYDAYGRPKTMTVVDNTADTPVERTTTTAYTETSGLTTKTTVTGPPVKSGDAGSAMTTTTELDPAWGNTLKSTDEGDKTTVFSYDALGRVTRVWAPGRGTDQLPDKQFGYQIVSGKIIAVSTKELNKDGGQDTAYELIDGWLRSRQTQQPGPDGGRLVSDTFYNAQGSVDRTYAAYYADGAPGTSLFGVDTPGQVETQTAYTYDGLGRVLTERLLAGNSDAGEKWRTTYAYGGDWTTVTPPDGGIPTTTLVDAQGRKIEVRQHKPGGYDSTFYTYTSRGDLASIKGFGGHNWTYNYDVRGRKVQASDPDKGVSTFTYDDLDRLVQTEDARGKKISTTYDPIGRQIARYDTTSGSPGTKLAEWTYDTVRKGQPTASIRYENGAVYTESVNFYDNQNRPTRTTVTLSGLPTAESALAPSAGYQFNTVYNLDGSVQSVSSPAAGGLPNEVIATTYDDLGRAIKLTSNLATYVIGTDYSKTSKLLGRRLSTGGKQVDQTYGYEFGTQRLKTSTTVHAGMPGVDRNATYGYDDAGNITQITDVSRDGTDNQCFRYDYLRRLTDAWTQATDSCVTDPASATLGGPAPYRTAYTFDASGNRATETQYDTSNKLTATRTYAYAGGTGVGASYKGHQLATVTTQTGTGGRTDSYAYDATGNTTRRTTGAGDQTLSWDAEGHLTKVTDSGAGETSFGYDSSGDRLIRRDPTGTTLYLSGLEIRLNKGATATQATRYYSHDGDTVAMRTTAGVTFLSPDHQGTGEVAIDATTGTLTKRRYTPFGQPRGTEAGGWPGERGFVGGTIDSSTSLTHLGAREYDADIGRFISVDPLFNLDYPQSWDGYSYANQTPVTQSDPDGLDGPLHGNPNCYYANKGCPHSNPGGGHSSPSSSPPAKKCHFLCHVRNFTGGAASGLLNGTLGTAKNFLADVYYGIVKMSCPPGIPTGCVAAADDAQANSPLYKDIPTWGDKNSKNYKVGKFVGEWAPVVIGGAGAVRAGAAKLAEKAAARAARKGAAKVGSRAAARAGRSGGGCTRNSFIPGTKVLMADGSFKAIERVKVGDRVLATDPGTGRTEARQVTALIVGEGIKHLVKITVDVDGDRGDRTGSVTATEGHPFWLDDLREWRDADQLQPGMWLRTSAGTHVQITAVQKWTATQHVHNLTADDIHSYYVLAGATPVLVHNCGTGSVSNSRPNDLPIEQMEADLAGISPMAAGSPGFSRAASEGGTFLWTVGEGGDLNMVRAAPGIHHTVASGGESVAAAGQVTFRSGGAVSSFDNLTGHYTPPCAECAAAFIGRGVDAFAKAGIRIPRSVITDYGGRAP is encoded by the coding sequence GTGCGTAGCGGGAGGAACGGGCGGCGTGTTCCGCGCCTGGTCGCGACCCTGACGGCGCTCGTCGTGTGCGCGGGGCTGCTGGCGGCGGCGCCGGTCGAGGCCCCGCCGGTCGCGGCGGACACCGACCGGCTGCTGCCCAAGCCGGCGGACCCCGACAAGACGGTGGCTGGGCACGAGATCAAGGTCAAACCGCGCAAGGTGGACGCCTCTGTGGCCCACCCGGCGCCACCGGCCACCGTGACGTGGCCGAAGGCGGGCGTCGCCGAGGTCTCCCTGCCTGCCGCCGCGCCCGGCCTGCGCGCGTCGGCCCCGGCGGCCACGAAGGCGGGCGCGCTTCCGGTCTGGGTCGGCGCCGCCCCGTCCGCCCCGTCCGCTGCCTCATCCGCCGTCGCGTCTGCCGCCTCGTCCGCTGCCCCGGACAAGGTGCGAGTGCGGATGCTGGACCGCGAGGCGGGGCGGCGGGCCGGTGTCGACGGGGTGATGTTCTCCGTCGAGCCGGCCGGCCCCGCGTCAGTCCCGGAGAAGCTGGCCGTACGCCTGGACTACTCGGGGTTCGCCCGCGCGTACGGGGCCTCCTACGGCTCCCGCCTGCGGCTGGTGCGGTTCCCCGCCTGCGCGCTCTCCACGCCGGACGCCGCCGGCTGCCGTACGGCGACACCGGTCGCCTCGGCCAACGACACCGAGCACCAGAGCGTGAGCGCGGAGGTGACGACGGCGTCGGCGGACGGCGCGGCGACCGTGCTGGCGGCCGCGCCGGAACCGGCCGGTGACAAGGGCGACTACAAGGCGACTCCGTTGTCGGCGTCGGCGACGTGGGGCGTCGGCGCGCAGTCGGGGGATTTCACCTGGTCGTACGCCCTTCGGGTGCCGCCGGTGCCCGGCGGGCTGACACCGGGCGTCACCCTGTCGTACTCCTCCTCGTCCATCGACGGCCGCACGTCCAACACCAACACCCAGCCCTCCTGGGTAGGCGACGGGTTCGACCTGTGGCCCGGCTTCATAGAGCGCCGCTACAAGCCCTGCAAAGACGACGGCGTGCCGAAGAACTCCACCTGGGACACCTATCCCGGCGACCTGTGCTGGGGTTACGACAACGCCACGATGACGCTGAACGGCAAGGGCGGCGAGCTCATCCCGGCCGGAGGCAACACGTGGCGGATGAAGAACGACGACGGCACCCGTATCGAGAAGCTGACCAGCGACTCCGTCAACAACGGCGACGACGACGGGGAGTACTGGAAGGTCACCACCACCGACGGCACCCAGTACTTCTTCGGGCTGAACACCCTGGCCCTGGAGAATCCGCAGACCCAGTCGGCCTGGACAGTGCCCGTCTTCGGCGACGACGACGGCGAGCCGTGCCACAAGGCGGAGTTCAAGGACTCCTGGTGCCGGCAGGCGTGGCGGTGGAACCTTGACAAGATCGTCGACCGGGACGGCAACGCGATCACCTACTTCTACAAGCAGGAGACCAACCACTACGGCCGCAACCTCAAGCCCGAGGACGAGACGTCGTACGTGCGCGGCGGCTACCTCGACCACATCGACTACGGTCTGCGCGCCGACAACCTTTTTCCGGGCAAGGCCCCCGCACGGGTCGACTTCGAGGTCTCCGAGCGGTGCCTCCGCTCCGAGGATGCGGACTGCGCCGAGGACAAGATCAAGGACCATCCCGAGTACTGGGAGGACGTGCCCTGGGACCTGCACTGCGACGCCGACCAGGAGTGCAAGGAGGAGCACGGCACGCTCTCGCCGACGTTCTGGTCCCGCAAGCGGCTCACCCTGATCAAGACCGAGATCCTCAAGGAGAACGGCGTTGACTACCGCCCGGTGGATTACTGGGAGCTGAAGCACGCGTGGGGGATGGCGGACGTCGACCGGCAACTGCTGCTGACGTCCATCGTGCACACCGGGCTCGCCGGCCAGGACCCGGTCGTGCTGCCGCCCGTGTCGTTCGTCTACACCCAGCTGCCGAACCGGGTGGACAAGTTCGGTGACGACGTCGGCCCGTTCGTGAAGAACCGGCTCGGCACGGTGTACAACGAGTTCGGCGGAGTGCTGGACGTCAACTACTCCGCGGCCGACTGCACCACAGCCGACCTGCCGACCCCGCAGACCAACCAACGCCGGTGCTTCCCCACGTACTGGATGAAGACCAGCGGCGAGAGCGACCATCCCACGCTCGACTGGTTCCACAAGTACGTGGTGACCCAGACCGTCCAGACGGACCTGACCGGCGGCTCGCCCGACATGGTCACCAAGTACGACTACGGCATCGGGCACCCTGCCTGGCACTTCGACGACGACGACGGGATCACACCCGAGAAGTACAAGACGTGGTCGCAGTGGCGCGGCTACGACAAGGTCCGCGTGATCAGCGCGGCGACCAGCGGTGCGCCAGGTCAGGTCGACCACTGGTACTTCCAGGGCATGGACGGCGACCGCCTGAACACCTCCGGCGGCAAGAAGGACGTCGAGGTCTCCGACGACGAGGGAGGCGGCCCCTACCCCGACCACGAGTCCCTGCAGGGCTTCGAGGTCCGGACAGTCACCTACGACAAGGCCGGCGGAAAAGTCGTCTCCAAGAGCGTGGCCTCGCCGTGGCACCACCAGACGGCCTCCCGTACCCGGTCATGGGGAACGGTCACCGCCAACCTGGTCGGCGCCAAGACCACCCGACAGATGACCGCCCTCGACGGCGGGAACTGGCGGGAGACCAAGACCACCACCAACACCTTCGACACCACGACCGGCGCGCCCACCCAGGTCGACGACTTCGGCGACGTCGCCGTCGACACGGACAACCGGTGCACCACCGTGACCATGGCGGCACAGAACACCGCCGACTGGCTGGTCGCCCTGCCCGCGCAGGTGCGGACGGTGGCGGCGTCGTGCGGCAAGACCGTGGACTTCACCAAGCAGCTCATCTCCGACGTTCGCACCTACTACGACGGCGGGGCCCTTGGAGCGGCGCCGACCAGGGGACTGGTCACGGCGACCGACAAGGTCGCGGCCACCGGCACCACCAGCACCGCCGTCCGGTACGTGCCCGGGAGCAGGACCACGTACGACGCCTACGGCAGGCCCAAGACCATGACCGTGGTCGACAACACCGCGGACACCCCCGTGGAGCGCACCACGACCACCGCCTACACCGAGACCAGCGGCTTGACCACCAAGACGACGGTCACGGGGCCGCCGGTCAAGAGCGGGGACGCCGGCTCGGCGATGACCACGACCACCGAGCTCGATCCCGCCTGGGGGAACACGCTCAAGTCCACCGACGAGGGTGACAAGACGACCGTCTTCTCCTATGACGCCCTCGGCCGAGTGACCAGAGTGTGGGCGCCGGGACGCGGCACCGACCAACTCCCCGACAAGCAGTTCGGCTACCAGATCGTGTCCGGCAAGATCATCGCGGTCTCCACCAAGGAACTGAACAAGGACGGCGGTCAGGACACCGCGTACGAGCTGATAGACGGCTGGCTGCGGTCCCGCCAGACCCAGCAGCCCGGCCCGGACGGCGGTCGCCTGGTCAGCGACACCTTCTACAACGCCCAGGGCAGCGTGGACCGGACCTACGCGGCGTACTACGCCGACGGCGCCCCCGGCACGTCGCTCTTCGGCGTGGACACCCCGGGCCAGGTGGAGACCCAGACCGCCTACACCTACGACGGGCTCGGCCGCGTCCTCACCGAACGGCTGCTGGCCGGCAACAGCGACGCGGGCGAGAAGTGGCGCACCACATACGCCTACGGCGGTGACTGGACCACCGTCACCCCACCCGACGGCGGCATTCCCACCACCACCCTCGTCGACGCGCAGGGGAGGAAGATCGAGGTCCGCCAGCACAAGCCCGGCGGGTACGACTCGACCTTCTACACCTACACCTCCAGGGGAGACCTGGCGTCGATCAAGGGGTTCGGCGGCCACAACTGGACCTACAACTACGACGTGCGCGGCAGGAAGGTTCAGGCGTCCGATCCCGACAAGGGCGTTTCCACATTCACCTACGACGACCTCGACCGGCTCGTCCAGACCGAGGACGCGCGCGGCAAGAAGATCAGCACCACCTACGACCCGATCGGCCGTCAGATCGCCCGGTACGACACGACGAGCGGCAGCCCCGGCACCAAGCTCGCCGAGTGGACGTACGACACGGTGCGCAAGGGACAGCCGACCGCCTCCATCCGCTACGAGAACGGCGCCGTCTACACCGAGTCGGTCAACTTCTACGACAACCAGAACCGGCCGACCCGCACGACCGTGACCCTGTCCGGCCTGCCCACAGCCGAGTCCGCGCTCGCGCCCTCCGCCGGCTACCAGTTCAACACCGTCTACAACCTCGACGGGAGCGTGCAGTCGGTCAGCAGCCCGGCGGCCGGCGGACTGCCGAATGAGGTGATCGCCACCACGTATGACGACCTCGGCCGCGCGATCAAGCTGACCAGCAACCTGGCGACGTACGTCATCGGGACCGACTACAGCAAGACCAGCAAGCTGCTCGGCAGGCGGCTGTCCACCGGAGGCAAGCAGGTCGACCAGACCTACGGGTACGAGTTCGGCACCCAGCGGCTGAAGACCAGCACGACCGTCCACGCCGGCATGCCGGGTGTCGACCGCAACGCCACCTACGGCTATGACGACGCGGGCAACATCACGCAGATCACCGACGTCTCCCGCGACGGCACCGACAACCAGTGCTTCCGCTACGACTACCTGAGGCGGCTCACCGACGCCTGGACCCAGGCGACCGACAGTTGCGTGACCGATCCGGCCTCGGCGACCCTGGGCGGCCCCGCGCCGTACCGGACCGCGTACACCTTCGACGCCTCCGGCAACCGCGCCACCGAGACGCAGTACGACACGTCCAACAAGCTCACCGCCACGCGCACCTACGCCTACGCGGGTGGCACCGGCGTCGGCGCCTCGTACAAGGGGCACCAACTCGCCACCGTCACCACCCAGACCGGGACAGGCGGGCGCACCGACAGTTACGCCTACGACGCCACCGGCAACACCACCAGGAGGACCACCGGGGCCGGCGACCAGACGCTCTCCTGGGACGCCGAAGGCCATCTCACCAAGGTCACCGACTCGGGCGCCGGTGAGACCAGCTTCGGCTACGACTCCAGCGGCGACCGGCTGATCCGCCGGGACCCGACCGGCACGACGTTATACCTGTCCGGCCTGGAGATCCGCCTCAACAAGGGGGCCACAGCCACCCAGGCCACCCGCTACTACAGCCACGACGGCGACACGGTCGCCATGCGCACCACCGCGGGGGTCACCTTCCTGTCGCCCGACCACCAGGGCACCGGTGAGGTGGCGATCGACGCGACGACCGGCACACTCACCAAGCGCCGCTACACCCCCTTCGGCCAGCCACGTGGCACCGAGGCCGGCGGCTGGCCGGGGGAGAGGGGCTTCGTCGGCGGCACCATCGATTCCAGCACGTCCCTCACTCACCTGGGCGCTCGTGAGTACGACGCGGACATCGGCCGCTTCATCTCCGTCGACCCGCTGTTCAACCTCGACTACCCGCAGAGCTGGGACGGCTACTCCTACGCCAACCAGACCCCCGTCACCCAGAGCGACCCTGACGGCCTCGACGGCCCGCTCCACGGCAACCCGAACTGCTACTACGCCAACAAGGGATGCCCCCACTCAAATCCTGGAGGAGGTCACAGCAGCCCGAGCAGTTCGCCTCCTGCCAAGAAATGTCACTTCTTGTGTCACGTGCGCAACTTCACGGGCGGCGCGGCAAGCGGTCTCCTCAACGGCACGCTGGGCACCGCCAAGAATTTCCTCGCCGATGTCTATTACGGCATCGTGAAAATGTCCTGCCCGCCCGGAATCCCGACCGGATGCGTCGCGGCGGCCGACGACGCCCAGGCCAACAGCCCTCTCTACAAGGACATCCCGACCTGGGGCGACAAGAACAGCAAGAACTACAAGGTCGGCAAGTTCGTCGGCGAATGGGCTCCGGTCGTCATCGGCGGTGCAGGGGCGGTACGGGCGGGCGCTGCGAAGCTTGCCGAGAAAGCCGCGGCGAGGGCCGCCCGGAAGGGTGCGGCGAAAGTAGGGTCCAGGGCCGCAGCCAGAGCAGGGAGAAGCGGAGGAGGTTGCACACGCAACAGCTTCATCCCCGGCACCAAGGTGTTGATGGCGGACGGATCCTTCAAGGCGATCGAGCGGGTCAAGGTGGGCGATCGGGTCCTCGCCACCGACCCGGGCACCGGCAGAACAGAAGCGAGACAGGTTACCGCTTTGATCGTCGGTGAGGGCATCAAGCACCTCGTCAAGATCACTGTGGACGTTGACGGCGACCGAGGCGATCGCACCGGGAGCGTCACCGCGACCGAAGGCCATCCGTTCTGGCTGGACGACCTGCGAGAGTGGCGTGACGCGGACCAGCTGCAGCCGGGCATGTGGCTCCGCACCAGTGCCGGCACCCACGTCCAGATCACTGCCGTCCAGAAGTGGACCGCCACCCAACACGTCCACAATCTGACGGCCGACGACATCCACTCTTACTATGTCCTGGCGGGCGCCACACCGGTGCTCGTTCACAATTGCGGCACTGGCTCAGTCTCCAACAGCAGGCCTAACGATCTTCCGATTGAACAAATGGAGGCTGACTTAGCGGGGATTTCCCCGATGGCTGCCGGCTCACCTGGTTTCTCGCGCGCAGCGTCTGAGGGCGGGACCTTCCTCTGGACGGTCGGCGAGGGAGGAGACTTGAACATGGTTCGAGCCGCACCTGGCATCCACCACACAGTGGCGAGCGGCGGTGAGTCGGTCGCCGCCGCAGGGCAGGTGACGTTCCGAAGTGGTGGCGCGGTTTCTTCATTCGATAACCTCACCGGCCACTACACGCCGCCCTGTGCAGAGTGTGCTGCAGCGTTCATCGGGCGCGGCGTCGACGCCTTCGCCAAGGCCGGAATAAGAATTCCGCGATCAGTGATTACGGACTATGGCGGGAGGGCCCCGTAA
- a CDS encoding AfsR/SARP family transcriptional regulator, with protein MRLQVLGPIRVWTGSDWVSVPGSRPRTLLALLTMGAGRPVTTAHMIAELWPAKPPTTAATLIRGYILQLRRALGGLAGETVLTRASGYELRCAADATDVARFDALTARGRAALAKGAAEEAHLLLTQALALWRGEPYSDALLTTAVSAEVSRLDERRLTATEARIEAGLLQGHGPELIQELQGLTGEHPLREGLWGQLMRALYAADRRADALESYRRARQVLVEELGLEPGPDLQELHHAILEGRSLPGPGASARPVAILSAGQEGPASASPPLELPRDVPAFTGRQKDLASLQRRMTGSDGPGAVVITGGGGMGKSALAIHLAHLLRNHFPGGCLYVDLQGSRETLKPLQPAEALGRMLRALGVAPSDVPTETAEAAARFRSLTTDRGMLVLLDNAVDGAQVAPLLPGERCGVVSTSRRSLTSLGHAVHHLNALSEQESLTMLGGLAGDDRVAAEPDAALRIVRYCEGLPLALRIVAARLTSRPRWPLRWLADKLENEQHRLDELQAEDLSLRSSFAVSLRDLEGDPSREDLTRLLCLLALSRHLHVTIPLAATVADTALDQTEELLDKLLDARLLDSPEPGRYHMPHLLRLFAEKQAVHHHISHKSEPAHQPRNALLAAMEQEDSALQLIPNC; from the coding sequence ATGCGGTTACAGGTCCTCGGGCCGATACGGGTCTGGACCGGCTCAGACTGGGTCTCGGTCCCCGGCTCTCGCCCCCGGACCCTGCTGGCCCTGCTGACGATGGGGGCCGGAAGGCCGGTCACCACAGCCCACATGATCGCCGAGCTGTGGCCCGCCAAGCCTCCCACGACGGCGGCGACCCTGATCCGCGGCTACATCCTGCAACTGCGCCGCGCGCTCGGCGGCCTCGCCGGCGAGACCGTCCTCACCCGGGCGTCCGGCTACGAGTTGCGCTGCGCCGCCGACGCGACCGACGTCGCCCGCTTCGACGCCCTGACGGCGCGGGGGCGGGCGGCGCTGGCCAAGGGCGCCGCGGAGGAAGCCCATCTGCTCCTCACCCAGGCGCTCGCGCTGTGGCGCGGGGAGCCGTACTCCGACGCCCTGCTCACCACGGCGGTGAGCGCCGAGGTGAGCAGGCTGGACGAGCGCCGGCTGACCGCCACGGAGGCCCGCATCGAGGCGGGCCTGCTGCAGGGGCATGGTCCCGAGTTGATCCAGGAGCTTCAGGGGCTGACTGGCGAGCATCCGCTGCGGGAAGGGCTGTGGGGGCAGCTCATGCGGGCGCTGTACGCGGCCGACCGCCGCGCCGACGCCCTGGAGTCCTACCGGCGGGCGCGACAGGTGCTTGTGGAGGAACTCGGCCTCGAACCCGGACCTGACTTGCAAGAGCTGCACCATGCCATCCTCGAGGGCCGGTCCTTGCCGGGTCCGGGAGCGTCCGCTCGTCCCGTGGCCATCCTCAGCGCTGGGCAGGAGGGCCCCGCCTCGGCATCGCCGCCCCTGGAACTGCCCCGGGACGTTCCGGCGTTCACCGGCCGGCAGAAAGACCTGGCCTCATTACAGCGGCGCATGACCGGCTCTGACGGGCCGGGAGCGGTCGTGATCACCGGGGGCGGCGGCATGGGCAAGTCGGCGCTGGCCATCCATCTGGCCCATCTCCTGCGCAACCACTTCCCCGGCGGGTGCCTCTACGTCGACCTGCAAGGATCCCGCGAAACTCTGAAACCCCTCCAGCCCGCCGAAGCCCTGGGGCGCATGTTGCGGGCGCTCGGTGTCGCGCCGTCGGACGTGCCGACGGAAACAGCCGAGGCGGCCGCCCGTTTCCGGTCTCTTACGACGGACCGTGGCATGCTCGTGCTCCTGGACAACGCCGTGGACGGCGCCCAGGTCGCACCCCTGCTCCCAGGCGAGCGGTGCGGGGTCGTGTCAACCAGCCGGCGTTCCTTGACAAGCCTGGGCCATGCCGTCCACCACCTGAACGCCCTGTCCGAGCAGGAATCGCTGACCATGCTCGGCGGCCTGGCGGGCGACGACCGCGTCGCCGCCGAGCCGGACGCGGCTCTGCGAATTGTCCGCTACTGCGAAGGCCTCCCTCTCGCCCTACGCATCGTCGCCGCCCGCCTGACGTCCCGCCCACGCTGGCCCCTGCGTTGGCTGGCGGACAAGCTGGAGAACGAACAGCACCGCCTGGACGAGCTTCAAGCAGAGGATCTGTCCCTTCGCTCCTCCTTCGCCGTCAGTTTGCGTGACCTGGAGGGCGACCCCAGCCGGGAAGATCTGACTCGCTTGCTCTGTCTTCTGGCCCTTTCACGCCACCTCCATGTGACGATCCCTCTCGCCGCCACAGTCGCCGACACAGCGCTCGACCAGACCGAAGAGTTACTCGACAAACTCCTCGACGCCCGCCTCCTGGATTCCCCCGAACCGGGCCGCTATCACATGCCCCACCTCCTACGCCTGTTCGCCGAGAAGCAGGCCGTCCACCACCACATTTCCCACAAATCCGAACCTGCCCATCAACCGCGCAATGCATTGCTAGCGGCGATGGAGCAGGAAGACTCAGCGCTACAGCTGATCCCGAATTGCTAG
- a CDS encoding acetolactate synthase large subunit, whose amino-acid sequence MSPQADAARLIVQALEAEGVEYVFGIPGEENIHFVDALQHSSIRYVLVRHEQGAAFMAEIYGRLTGKPGVASATLGPGAINLQLGVADATTNSTPVVAITAQVGLDRIYKESHQVVDLVSLFRPITKWAELVPSPQALPEMIRKAFKTAQTERPGAVYLAIPEDVESAPVPAGLSPLPVNVVRPQDPSPAQIARAADVLATARRPIVLAGHGATRAGAAPALVRFSERLGLPVATTFNGKGVFPDDHRHALGAVGFMRHDYVNFGFDEADVLISVGYELQEFDPAKVNPLRDKKIIHIHRFPAEVDDHYPVTVGVQGDISRSLHALGDAVHRRFEMNGTGEKIRRMVREELEQGRSEDGFPLSPRRVVAGIRAAMGREDIVLADTGAVKMWMARMYPTYEPNTMLVSNGLSSMGFSVPGALAAKLAFPHRRVLAATGDGAFLMNSQELETAVRERIPFVVLVWVDGAYGLIEWKMDLELGRDSNVTFGNPDFVKYAESFGARGYQVTSADELLPTLRRALADDVVSVVAVPVDYSANLELTDKLGDLTGPF is encoded by the coding sequence ATGTCACCGCAGGCCGACGCGGCCCGGCTCATCGTGCAGGCACTGGAGGCGGAAGGCGTCGAGTACGTCTTCGGCATCCCGGGCGAGGAGAACATCCACTTCGTCGACGCGCTCCAGCACTCCTCCATCCGCTACGTGCTCGTACGGCACGAGCAGGGCGCGGCGTTCATGGCCGAGATCTACGGCCGGCTGACCGGCAAGCCCGGGGTGGCCTCGGCCACGCTCGGCCCTGGCGCGATCAACCTGCAGCTCGGCGTGGCCGACGCCACCACCAACAGCACGCCGGTGGTGGCGATCACCGCGCAGGTCGGGCTCGACCGCATCTACAAGGAGTCGCACCAGGTGGTGGACCTGGTGTCGCTGTTCCGGCCGATCACCAAGTGGGCCGAGCTCGTGCCGTCGCCGCAGGCGCTGCCCGAGATGATCCGCAAGGCGTTCAAGACCGCCCAGACCGAACGTCCCGGCGCCGTCTACCTCGCCATCCCCGAGGACGTCGAGTCGGCGCCGGTGCCCGCCGGCCTGAGCCCGCTCCCCGTGAACGTGGTCCGGCCCCAGGACCCCTCCCCCGCCCAGATCGCCCGCGCGGCCGACGTGCTGGCCACCGCGCGCCGGCCGATCGTGCTGGCCGGGCACGGCGCCACGCGCGCCGGGGCCGCTCCGGCGCTGGTGCGTTTCTCCGAGCGGCTCGGGCTGCCGGTGGCGACCACGTTCAACGGCAAGGGCGTCTTCCCCGACGACCACCGGCACGCGCTGGGCGCGGTGGGTTTCATGCGCCACGACTACGTGAACTTCGGGTTCGACGAGGCGGATGTGCTGATCAGCGTGGGGTACGAGCTCCAGGAGTTCGACCCGGCCAAGGTCAACCCGCTGCGGGACAAGAAGATCATCCACATTCACCGGTTCCCGGCCGAGGTGGACGACCACTATCCGGTGACGGTGGGCGTTCAGGGGGACATCTCGCGGTCGTTGCACGCGCTCGGTGACGCCGTGCACCGGCGCTTCGAGATGAACGGCACCGGGGAGAAGATCCGGCGCATGGTGCGGGAGGAGCTCGAGCAGGGACGTTCGGAGGACGGGTTCCCGCTGTCGCCGCGCCGCGTGGTGGCCGGCATCCGCGCGGCCATGGGGCGCGAGGACATCGTCCTGGCGGACACGGGGGCGGTCAAGATGTGGATGGCCCGCATGTACCCGACATACGAGCCCAACACGATGCTGGTCTCCAACGGGCTGTCGTCCATGGGCTTCTCGGTGCCGGGCGCGCTGGCGGCCAAGCTGGCCTTCCCCCATCGTCGCGTGCTGGCGGCGACCGGTGACGGCGCGTTCCTGATGAACTCGCAGGAGCTCGAGACCGCCGTGCGGGAGCGGATCCCGTTCGTGGTGCTGGTGTGGGTGGACGGCGCGTACGGGCTGATCGAATGGAAGATGGACCTGGAGCTGGGGCGCGACTCCAACGTCACGTTCGGCAACCCGGACTTCGTGAAGTACGCGGAAAGTTTCGGGGCGCGCGGCTATCAGGTCACCAGCGCTGACGAGCTGCTGCCGACGCTGCGCAGAGCGCTGGCGGACGACGTGGTGTCGGTGGTCGCGGTGCCGGTCGACTACTCGGCCAACCTGGAGCTGACCGACAAGCTGGGGGACCTCACCGGCCCCTTCTGA